A region of Paractinoplanes abujensis DNA encodes the following proteins:
- a CDS encoding sensor histidine kinase, whose product MPLPRPVMRLIRPRRAPDPGVVLLRSVCHELRPPMATLTALVQALERDQPEERRGELARLAAEHAVHAQAVLGQAAAAANGLAPARAAAVPLSAVLPGIAATTLTGATTAFSPGATATTSPDATATTWSGATATTSPDATATSWSGAAAASGPDRLTVTMTRRAAAWPVQPQHTRQILLNLVGNAMCHSPGPVRLVARRWGSRLRLSVFDTGVPSPGLTAALRRRTPPPTDRGLGLWVVRGLVAAAGGSIRARASSSGKCVEVSLPRHHG is encoded by the coding sequence ATGCCCCTGCCACGCCCGGTCATGCGCCTGATCCGGCCGCGGCGTGCGCCCGACCCCGGCGTCGTGTTGCTGCGCAGCGTCTGCCACGAGCTCCGTCCACCCATGGCCACGTTGACCGCGCTGGTGCAGGCCCTGGAGCGCGACCAGCCGGAGGAGCGCCGCGGCGAACTGGCCCGGCTGGCCGCCGAACACGCCGTCCACGCGCAAGCCGTGCTCGGGCAGGCCGCGGCCGCGGCGAACGGCCTGGCCCCGGCGCGCGCAGCGGCCGTCCCGCTGTCGGCGGTTCTGCCCGGCATCGCCGCGACGACTCTGACCGGCGCCACCACGGCGTTCTCGCCCGGCGCCACCGCGACGACTTCGCCCGACGCCACCGCGACGACTTGGTCCGGTGCCACCGCGACGACTTCGCCCGACGCCACCGCGACGTCTTGGTCCGGTGCCGCCGCGGCGAGCGGGCCCGATCGGCTGACCGTGACCATGACCCGCCGCGCCGCCGCCTGGCCGGTTCAACCCCAGCACACCCGCCAGATCCTGCTCAACCTGGTCGGCAACGCGATGTGCCACTCCCCCGGGCCGGTGCGGCTCGTCGCGCGCCGGTGGGGCTCGCGGCTGCGCCTCAGCGTGTTCGACACCGGGGTCCCGTCGCCCGGGCTCACCGCCGCGCTGCGCCGCCGCACACCGCCGCCGACCGACCGCGGCCTCGGGTTGTGGGTGGTGCGCGGCCTGGTGGCGGCCGCGGGCGGCTCGATCCGGGCGCGGGCGTCGTCCTCGGGCAAATGCGTCGAGGTCTCCCTGCCCCGGCACCACGGCTGA